The Antedon mediterranea chromosome 11, ecAntMedi1.1, whole genome shotgun sequence genome window below encodes:
- the LOC140062508 gene encoding DNA oxidative demethylase ALKBH2-like, whose amino-acid sequence MTDGVPKISITSKNRIFLSKKRHVVAQRWGDDVYVCLREYYQTEEYGAFKPGPLGINLPVLLWQKLFNNIDLIIQALEDLQRDINMVEAVRIPLSDIIHVVVSNWKEEQFVCIRRYYQSEEGGKFKPGKKGVNLPKSQWFKIIEKHCEIQKMIEEVSNDNAATVDKSDNGGRLFNSEHQLLPPDKLSVQKIIGENLDCDYLQLLDKGAADTLFKKCEEEIDYFTGDLAKVKVYGKWFNIPRKQVSFGDSGLTYKYSGNTVPALPWPPFLKDLRDLLKSVTGHYFNFVLVNRYATGSDYIGEHKDDEKDMDHFSPIASVSLGQTRMFRFRHGDARGKSPKRIIEPVTVDLKHGTLLMMNYPTNEYWYHSLPKNQSIKLPRINLTFRDIKR is encoded by the exons ATGACCGATGGTGTACCAAAGATTTCCATAACTTCAAAGAATCGGATTTTCTTGTCTAAAAAACGCCATGTAGTGGCCCAACGATGGGGTGACGATGTTTATGTTTGTCTCAGAGAGTATTACCAAACGGAAGAATATGGTGCCTTCAAACCTGGACCTCTAGGTATTAATTTACCCGTTCTGCTGTGGCAAAAACTTTTCaacaatattgatttaattattcAGGCACTGGAAGACTTACAAAGAGACATTAACATGGTGGAGGCAGTAAGAATCCCACTTTCGGACATAATTCATGTGGTAGTTAGTAACTGGAAAGAAGAACAATTTGTGTGTATTCGCCGCTATTACCAGTCTGAAGAAGGAGGCAAGTTTAAACCCGGTAAAAAAGGTGTAAACCTTCCAAAGAGTCAGTGGTTCAAGATAATTGAAAAAcactgtgaaatacaaaagaTGATTGAGGAGGTTAGTAATGATAATGCGGCTACTGTTGACAAAAGCGATAATGGAGGACGTTTATTCAATTCAGAACATCAATTGCTACCCCCTGATAAGTTATCGGTGCAAAAGATAATAGGGGAAAATTTAGACTGTGATTACCTTCAACTTCTTGATAAAGGAGCAGCCgatacattgtttaaaaaatgtgaggAAGAGATTGACTATTTTACCGGTGATCTTGCAAAGGTGAAAGTGTATGGAAAGTGGTTTAATATTCCTAGAAAACAG GTTTCGTTTGGCGATTCGGGCTTAACTTACAAATATTCAGGCAATACAGTACCAGCTTTACCATGGCCACCATTCCTGAAAGATCTCCGCGACCTTTTAAAATCGGTTACAGGACATtacttcaattttgttttggtcAACCg ATATGCTACTGGAAGTGATTACATTGGCGAACACAAAGATGATGAGAAAGACATGGATCACTTTAGTCCAATCGCCTCTGTATCATTGGGGCAAACACGTATGTTTAGATTTCGACATGGTGATGCGCGAGGTAAGAGTCCCAAAAGAATCATTGAGCCAGTAACTGTTGATCTTAAACACGGTACATTATTAATGATGAATTATCCCACTAATGAGTACTGGTACCATTCACTGCCTAAAAATCAATCCATCAAGCTACCAAGAATAAATCTCACGTTtagagatattaaaagatga